A region of the Chitinispirillales bacterium genome:
ACCAGGGGATTTCTGCCTCCGGCGATTTACTTGACGTAGCGGTCAATGACGCGATCGTCGAAAAAAGCGGCTCGTGGCTTTCATACAATGGCGAAAGAATAGGGCAAGGGCGTGAAAACGCCAGAGCTTATCTCGTGGAAAACCCGTCGGTTTTTGCTGAAATTGAAAAGATAGTACGGGAAAAACACGGGCTTTTGAAGTAAAAAACTTACTTGATTTTTCTTTAAATTTCTCCGCAGCCGATTTTCGCCCATTTTCCCATAAATTCCACCAATTCGTTTCGTTTTGGAGAACGGCGGTTGCGCACGTAAAATCCGGAAGTGCAAACTCCGCTGCAAAGGCATTCCTGCGGCGTTAAGCCGCAAAGCCATCCGTTGCAAAATCCGGCGTTAAAATTATCGCCCGCGCCTGTCGTGAGTTTGGGTTTTTTCGTATATGGTCCGTCAATCCACCATGAGCCGTCTTTTGTGGCGGCAGCCGCGCCGGCAAGCGGATGAATTACGACCGCGCCAAGCCCCGATTTGTTTTGAATCCCGCTTGCGCGTTCGGTGAAATCGTTTTCGTTTACGCCGTAAACCGCGGCGATTTGTCGTGATTCGCTTTCGTTAAGTCCAAAAATTACGTCCGCGTTTTCCTGCAATTTCTCAATAAGTCTGCAAACTTCTTTAACTTCCTCGACAGGACGACGAGCCGGATCGGCAAGATCGATAAACACGGCGGGGCGGTTTTTGGTTCGAGATATAATGTTATTAAATCCTAATAAAAGCGAATTGAAATTCGGAAGTTCCATCCAATTGGTAAAGCCCAGAAGCGACGAATTTTTCACCATTTCTTCTAATTCGTTTTCGCTTACGAGCGTTAATAATTTTTCCCAGTTTACAGCGGGAAGCGATGCGGTCTTTCCGCAAATTATTTTACCGTCGTCAAACTCCAAAGCGTCTGCGTGACCAGGGCTCGCCATTGTGATAACCTTTTGACAACATTTTGCAAAATCGGTAAAAACCGGGTCGATCGCGCCGTCGCCGAGAGCCCCGATATACGAAATTTTGTAGTTTTGCAAGGCAAGCGCATTAGCCAAGATAGGTCCGTTTCCGCCGAGTTTAGTTTGTATCGGGAAAAATTCGATATTTGCCGAAAGCCCGGCCGCCGCCGCGATTTTTTTTGCGAAATCTCCGATAGTTCCGACTTTTGTATATTTATCGATTGCCTGCCGCTCTTCGACGACGTGAGTAATTTCATCGACAAACCCGTCGAATCCGATAATTAGATTTTTGCTTGAATTGTTGTTTGCAAGTTTTTGTAAAGCCGATTCGACAAATTGCGCCTGAGGCATAATATTTCCTTTCGT
Encoded here:
- a CDS encoding carbohydrate kinase family protein; translation: MPQAQFVESALQKLANNNSSKNLIIGFDGFVDEITHVVEERQAIDKYTKVGTIGDFAKKIAAAAGLSANIEFFPIQTKLGGNGPILANALALQNYKISYIGALGDGAIDPVFTDFAKCCQKVITMASPGHADALEFDDGKIICGKTASLPAVNWEKLLTLVSENELEEMVKNSSLLGFTNWMELPNFNSLLLGFNNIISRTKNRPAVFIDLADPARRPVEEVKEVCRLIEKLQENADVIFGLNESESRQIAAVYGVNENDFTERASGIQNKSGLGAVVIHPLAGAAAATKDGSWWIDGPYTKKPKLTTGAGDNFNAGFCNGWLCGLTPQECLCSGVCTSGFYVRNRRSPKRNELVEFMGKWAKIGCGEI